The following are from one region of the Nicotiana tabacum cultivar K326 chromosome 3, ASM71507v2, whole genome shotgun sequence genome:
- the LOC107806993 gene encoding pentatricopeptide repeat-containing protein At4g21705, mitochondrial, translating into MQLNRRVFQSLTGITCRFYHSDKRKKVTLYSKISPLGDPNYSVTNELDEWVCKGKKVRFAELQRIILDLRKRKRFNQALEASEWMKSSGIFTFSSTEHAVQLDLIGKVHGFHAAESYFNNLNEEDKNDKTYGALLHCYVRQGDIKKALTHLKMMQEKGLSLSSVAFNDIMSLYTRTGEYEKIPDVLRHMKEIGVRPDNLSYRICINSYGARSDIEGMERVLNEMENQSYIVMDWNTYAAVANIYVKSGLNDKANSFLKKAEEKIDNKEGLGYNYLISVYSRLGNRDEVIRLWFLEKSALKRCINRDYINMLEALVRLDALEEAEQLLKEWETSDNCYDIRVPYIVIIGYIDKKLYEKAETMLEDLSTKGKTLTPNIWGRLAAGYLDKGKFESAVKCIKVALSLKKDSKGWKPDPKVIMKILSLLGENGSVDDAESFLSSLRPVVSVNREMYHVLLKSYIAGGKEVERLLNSMRADNIDENEETKVILEEYKPISS; encoded by the exons ATGCAATTGAATCGCCGGGTATTCCAATCCCTAACCGGAATTACATGTCGATTTTACCATTCCGACAAGCGGAAAAAGGTGACACTTTACTCAAAAATCAGTCCACTGGGAGACCCTAACTATAGCGTAACAAATGAACTGGACGAATGGGTTTGCAAGGGCAAAAAGGTCCGATTTGCAGAGCTTCAACGCATTATTCTTGATCTTCGTAAACGCAAACGCTTTAATCAGGCCCTCGAG GCTTCGGAGTGGATGAAGAGTTCTGGTATTTTCACTTTTTCATCAACCGAGCATGCAGTACAGCTGGATCTGATTGGTAAGGTGCACGGGTTTCATGCTGCAGAAAGCTACTTTAATAACTTGAATGAAGAAGATAAGAATGATAAGACATATGGTGCTCTTCTTCATTGTTATGTTCGGCAAGGTGACATTAAAAAGGCATTGACACATTTGAAGATGATGCAGGAGAAGGGTCTTTCTCTATCTTCTGTGGCCTTCAATGATATAATGTCATTGTACACAAGAACCGGTGAGTATGAAAAGATACCTGACGTGCTACGCCATATGAAGGAAATTGGGGTTCGTCCTGACAATTTAAGTTACAGAATCTGTATCAATTCGTATGGAGCAAGATCAGATATTGAGGGGATGGAGAGGGTCTTAAATGAAATGGAGAACCAATCATACATTGTCATGGACTGGAACACCTATGCTGCTGTGGCGAACATATATGTTAAATCAGGCCTAAACGATAAAGCAAACAGTTTCCTCAAGAAAGCAGAAGAGAAGATAGATAATAAAGAAGGGCTCGGGTATAATTACCTCATCTCTGTATATTCTAGACTGGGAAACAGAGATGAAGTCATCAGATTATGGTTTCTAGAGAAGAGTGCTCTGAAGAGGTGCATAAATAGGGATTACATAAATATGTTAGAAGCTCTGGTGAGACTTGATGCGCTTGAAGAAGCGgagcagttgctcaaggagtggGAAACATCCGATAACTGTTATGATATCCGTGTGCCATACATAGTCATTATAGGGTATATCGATAAAAAGCTTTATGAAAAGGCCGAGACCATGCTTGAAGATTTATCTACAAAAGGGAAGACACTAACACCAAATATTTGGGGAAGACTGGCAGCAGGCTACCTAGATAAAGGTAAGTTTGAGAGTGCTGTGAAATGCATTAAAGTTGCTCTTTCCTTAAAGAAGGATAGTAAAGGATGGAAACCTGATCCTAAAGTCATCATGAAAATATTAAGTTTGTTGGGGGAGAATGGTAGTGTGGATGATGCTGAATCATTTTTGAGTTCGCTGAGGCCCGTCGTCTCTGTAAATAGAGAGATGTATCATGTCTTACTAAAATCATATATAGCAGGTGGTAAAGAAGTTGAAAGACTTCTAAACAGTATGAGAGCTGATAACATTGATGAAAATGAAGAAACAAAAGTGATACTTGAAGAATATAAACCAATAAGCTCCTAA
- the LOC107818154 gene encoding LOW QUALITY PROTEIN: monothiol glutaredoxin-S17 (The sequence of the model RefSeq protein was modified relative to this genomic sequence to represent the inferred CDS: inserted 1 base in 1 codon), which translates to MAGGGGSVKEVGSKGELDKIVGDGSPAILHFWATWCEASKHMDQVFSHLSTDFPHAHFLRVEAEEQPEISELYSVSAVPYFVFFKDGKAVDTLEGADPSSLANKVAKIAGSITPGDPAAPASLGMAAGPTVLETVQELARENGAPQVSSSGLDDRLTKRLQQLAASHPIMLFMKGNPEEPKCGFSQKVVDILKKENVKFGSFDILTDNGVREGLKKFSNWPTYPQLYCKGELLGGCDIIITMHEGGELKEVFKDYGVDTAGEXGGKGGISEPSGLSAVLATRLSALVNSSPVMLFMKGTPDEPRCGFSRKVVDILKQEKVEFESFDILTDDEVRQGLKVYSNWSSYPQLYIKGELIGGSDIVLEMQKSGELRKVLAENGIHHKDSLEDHLKNIVNSSPVMLFMKGTPDAPRCGFSSKVVNALKEEGVEFGSFDILSDEEVRQGLKTFSNWPTYPQLYYKGELVGGCDIVLELQSSGELKSTLSE; encoded by the exons ATGGCCGGAGGAGGAGGATCAGTGAAGGAAGTTGGATCAAAGGGAGAGCTCGACAAGATTGTCGGCGACGGGTCACCGGCGATTTTGCACTTTTGGGCAACATGGTGTGAAGCTTCTAAGCACATGGACCAAGTCTTTTCTCACCTTTCTACTGATTTCCCACATGCCCATTTTCTCAGA GTTGAAGCTGAAGAACAGCCTGAGATATCTGAGCTTTACTCTGTTTCTGCTGTTCCTTACTTTGTGTTCTTCAAG GATGGTAAGGCTGTTGATACGTTGGAAGGGGCCGATCCTTCTAGTTTGGCTAACAAGGTTGCAAAAATTGCTGGGTCAATCACTCCTGGGGATCCTGCTGCTCCTGCTAGCCTAGGGATGGCTGCAGGTCCCACTGTCCTTGAAACAGTTCAGGAATTGGCTAGAGAAAATGGCGCTCCTCAAGTGTCAAGTTCCGGTCTTGATGATCGGCTGACAAAGCGACTTCAACAGCTGGCTGCTTCTCATCCGATAATGCTTTTCATGAAAGGAAACCCTGAAGAACCCAAGTGTGGTTTTAGTCAGAAAGTTGTCGATATTTTGAAGAAAGAGAATgtcaaatttggaagttttgataTTCTGACGGACAATGGGGTCCGTGAGGGGTTGAAGAAATTTTCCAATTGGCCAACATATCCTCAACTGTACTGCAAGGGTGAACTTCTTGGTGGTTGTGATATTATTATAACTATGCATGAGGGTGGTGAACTTAAGGAAGTTTTCAAGGATTACGGGGTAGATACTGCTGGTG AAGGTGGAAAGGGTGGCATCTCTGAACCATCTGGCTTGAGTGCTGTCCTGGCTACTCGTCTTTCAGCTCTGGTAAATTCTAGCCCGGTTATGCTGTTTATGAAAGGAACGCCTGATGAACCCCGGTGCGGATTCAGCAGAAAGGTGGTGGATATTCTCAAACAGGAGAAAGTAGAGTTTGAGAGTTTTGACATTCTTACTGATGATGAAGTCCGTCAAGGACTGAAAGTTTACTCCAACTGGTCTAGTTATCCGCAGCTTTACATAAAGGGTGAACTTATTGGTGGATCAGACATAGTACTGGAGATGCAAAAAAGTGGTGAGCTTAGGAAGGTTCTAGCTGAGAACGGGATTCACCATAAAGACAGTCTTGAAGACCATTTAAAGAATATAGTAAATTCTTCACCTGTAATGCTGTTTATGAAGGGTACACCAGATGCTCCAAGATGTGGTTTCAGCTCCAAGGTTGTAAATGCTTTGAAGGAGGAAGGGGTTGAGTTTGGATCCTTTGACATTCTATCCGACGAAGAAGTGAGGCAGGGATTAAAGACCTTCTCCAACTGGCCAACTTATCCACAGCTGTATTACAAGGGTGAACTGGTAGGAGGATGTGATATCGTGCTGGAACTGCAAAGCAGCGGTGAACTGAAGTCAACATTATCTGAATAG